The Mytilus galloprovincialis chromosome 2, xbMytGall1.hap1.1, whole genome shotgun sequence genome has a window encoding:
- the LOC143065024 gene encoding prostaglandin E synthase 3-like has protein sequence MNYIFSTSLIHMALKMADQEQVLHTPMEWAQRKDRVLLTIVLEDCKEPNIEITDTGLHFKGKGGTENKLHEAKIEFFKEIDSKESKYAVLPRHISLILKKKDATEEHFWPRLLKEKTKVHWLKTDFNKWKDEDDSDYEGAGGGEGGAGDMDLESMMQNMGGMGGMGGMDAGGDMENDKESSDSDDEDLPDLE, from the exons ATGAATTATATTTTTAGTACCAGTCTAATTCACATGGCGTTGAAAATGGCCGATCAAGA ACAAGTATTACATACACCTATGGAATGGGCCCAACGAAAAGATAGAGTGTTACTGACCATTGTATTAGAAGACTGTAAAGAACCAAACATAGAAATAACAGACACAGGTTTACACTTCAA GGGCAAAGGAGGAACAGAAAATAAACTACATGAAgcaaaaatagaatttttcaaagaaatagaTAGCAAA GAATCAAAGTATGCAGTTTTACCTAGACAtatatcattgattttaaaaaagaaagatgcCACAGAAGAACATTTTTGGCCGagattattaaaagaaaaaactaaA GTACATTGGTTAAAGACAGATTTTAATAAATGGAAAGATGAAGATGACTCCGATTATGAAGGAGCAGGAGGAGGAGAAGGTGGTGCAGGAGATATGGATTTGGAGTCT ATGATGCAGAACATGGGTGGCATGGGCGGCATGGGAGGTATGGATGCAGGTGGTGATATG GAGAATGATAAGGAATCCAGTGATAGTGATGATGAAGATTTACCTGATTTAGAATAA